ttggtagttagtcttgtcccatcgctgcaactaccgtacagactcgggagaggtaaAGGTGCTCTGAAGGTGAAGGTGCTCCATGCTTgctctgaaacatgaccctgccaagcaacactgcttcttgacatactgctcgcttaacccggagacagccgcaccaatgtgtcggaggaaacacattccaactggtgaccgtgtcagcggtCACCAGTtgcgccactctggaggcccTCGAGCCTCTGGAGGCCCTATATTAAGGAGTTGAACATGCTATTACTCCAACCTCATGAAAGTGACAAACTAAAACATTTAAATCTTTCGTCAAAAACAATTTTGTatcgaaggagtgcctttgatttgatggCCTGCACATGCACAGTTCAGCGCGAGACGACCGTTAGACCCGATGACGTGTTTCTGTGCgtgagcttagctagccaacattGCCATGACATTGCCTACAAGTGTGATCGGGAATTTCTATTGACGAAGCGGTTTCTTCTATCTTCATACTCTACTGTCTTTGATTATACATTTTAATTTAACTATGCAATTTATTATTTGATGAACAATCTAACGTATTATTGTCTCCATGTTTCTTTGTAGATTCCATACTCAACGCCATCCTCACTTCATGTCATCTAGCCTACCGGTTTAGGTCATCTTTGAACTGTGCTGGTCACCCAATTGTGCAATTGGCCACAACCTTAAGTCTACAAGCAACTATCTTCGCTGAATGTATCATCCTCACTTGAAAAGTCTATATAAAGAAGCCTAAACTGcatttctatctctctccactCCTAACCAGAGTGTATAATGTCTAAAGTGTGTTTACAGATTCTTCCCAATGCCAAGTGCTTATTCGATGAGCCAGTGCAGTTGAAAGTTGACAGGCTGAAACCAAGACAGCGGGTGGATCTGAGGGCAGAAGTAACAGATGACAAAGGCATTGTATTCAGGTCCTCAGCTACCTATGAGGCCAACTGCAGTGGAACGATTGATCTAACAACTGCGTCATCACTAGGTGGCAGTTACACTGGAGTAGAACCTATGGGGCTTTTGTGGTCTCTGAAACCAAACAACTTATACACTAAGTTTGTTAAGAAGGTTGTATCAGTGCCTTGCCTTGTCAACTTCAGTGTACATTCCAAGGATAGTCCAGGAGTACTGGCTGAAGTAATCAATGAAAGAAGTCTGCTTGCAGAGGGAGTAAGAAGAATTCCTGTCAAAGAGGGGAAGCTTCGTGGCGTTCTATTTGTACCTCCTGGTTGGTGTTATGTTTACCCTTTGGTCTACTATgtaaagaaatgtcctctcaatgttaactgcatttttattttcagcaaacttaacatgtttaaatattCATATGaacatatttgtatgaacaacaagattcaacaactgagacatgaactgacTAACATAAAtataataatgtgtccctgaacaaagggggggtcaagataaaaagtaacagtcagtatctggtgtggccactagctgcattaagtactgcagtgcatctcctcctcatggactgcaccagatttgccagttctgtgagatgttaccccactcttccaccaaggcacctgaaaGTTCCCAGATATTTCTGGGGTGGGGGGCTCAATGGATTGCGATCTGGGCTCttctctggccatggcagaacactgacattcctgtctcgTAGGAAAtcccgcacagaacgagcagtatggctggtggcgttgtcatgctggagggtcatgtcaggatgagcttgcaggaagggtaccacatgagggaggaggatgtcttccctgtaacacacagtgttgatattgcctgcaatgataacaagctcagtccgatgatgctgtgacataccaccccagaccatgacgaaccctccacctccaattcgatcctgctccagagtgcaggcctcggtgtaacgttcATTCCTTCGACGAGAAACGCATATCCGACTATCACCCCGGTGAGataaaaccgcgactcgtcagtgaagagcactttttgccagtcctatctggtccagcgacggtgggtttgtgcccatagccgatgttgttgccggtgatgtctgggtgaggacctgccttacaaccggtctgcaagccctcagtccagcctctctcagcctattgcggacagtctgagcactgatggagggattgtgcgttcctggtgtaacttgggcagttgttgttgccatcctgtacctgtcccgtacgtgtgatgttcggatgcaccgatcctgtgcaggtgttgttacaagtggtctgccactgaggacgatcagctgtccgtcctgtctccctgtagtgctgtcttaggcatctcacagaacggacattgcaatttattgccctggccacatctgcagtcctcatgcctcctttcaGCATCCCtgaggcatgttcacgcagatgagcagggaccctgggcatctttcttttggtgtttttcagtagaAAGCCCTCTAGTGTCCTAAGTTTCCTTAAattactgtgaccttaattgcctacattCTGCTAAGctattagtgtcttaacgaccgctccacaggtgcatgttcattaattgtttatggttcattgaacaagcatgggaaacagtgtttaaacacgttacaatgaagatctgtgaagttaattcGTAAAAATCGAAGTAACTTTGAATGCACAGGGTCCtaaaaaaagggacgtttctttttttgctgagtttattagaAGTTGGTATTTACCATCAACGTGATGTGTGCTGGTTTTCAATGTTTTAAAGTGTATATTTCCTCCTTTACAGAAATAGGTCCACACCCAGCTGTTTTAGACCTATACACATATGGAAGAGGTCTATCTGAAGCTAGAGCTTCTCTTCTTGCCAACAGAGGTTTTGTGGTCTTTACCATGTCATTATATGGGGCTGATGACAATCCTAAAAACGTGACCAAGATCCACCTGGAGTATTTTGAGGAGGCGATTCAGTTCTTGAAAAATCAGCCGCAGGTCAGCATTAAATAATCCtctggtttgatttgatttcctcaTTAACTTGTTGATATTACTTTACAGCATGAATTAAAGGGGTAAGAACATGGTAATAATGTGAAAATGAGTTATAATTGCTTACAGCTTATTCATTGATTTGTAATTACTTCAATATTACTTCAAATCACTCGTCTTTCATGGAAATAGTACTACCTGAATGTCTTATGGTCGGTGCTTTATTTGCTGTCCGTTTATCTTTTAAGGTTTGCGGCTCTGGATTAGGTTTGTTGTCACTGTCCAAAAGTGGTGATCTAGCACTGTCCATTGCCACTTTTCTGCCAGGCATTGCTGCTACCGTATGGATCAATGGTTGCAATGCCAATGCCATGATTCCTCTTCACTACAAAGGCACAGTCATACCTCCCCTAATGCTTGATACCAAAAGAGTCTTTGCTACCAAGTCCGGGGCCTTAAATGTGAAATATGTTATTAATGACCCCATGGCAGAGGAGAATCAGGCAACGCTCATCCCAATTGAGAGAGCCAATGGAAGGTTTCTCTTTGTTGCTGCAGAGGATGACCAAAACTGGGACAGTTGTTATTTTGCAAATCAGGCAATGCATCAACTAAAGCATCATGGGAAGGATAATTACGAGTCAGTATTTTACCCTGGAGCAGGACACTACTTAGAGACACCCTACATGCCCTTCTGCCCGGCCAGTATTCATGGTGTTATTGGAAAGCCTGTTGTGTGGGGAGGTGTGCCCAGGTCCCACGCAGCAGCAGAGGTCGACCTTTGGAGGAGGATTCAGGAGTTCTTTAGAACTAACCTGGCAAATGATAGCAACTTGAGTAAAGCCAAGTTATAAAATGTTGAAATGCAAACTGGATAAATATGTGGTGCTTATTGTTTTGCTATGTAGTAGAGCTTAACTCATAATGCACATATTTTACATGAGCTTAACTCACAAGTTCAAAATGCCTTGATAATCCATGCCTGACACATTGCTCCCCCCCCAAAACGCCTACTACAATGAAACCCATAGAAACAAGTTATCCAGACTATATTTAAACTGTTTAATTGCATGATTAAGAGAAACACATCATTTTATTTATGTGTATTGTTGATGGTTTGTGCCTCTTTTCAGAGTGGATTGGCTGTAAAACAACAGACATTCATGTATTTAGATGCCAAACCTTGGTTTCTTGCTACTATTGTTCACTTTTCATTAATGTATTACATTAATTAAAGTTACCACTAGCAAGTGCACATGTATTAAATGCCTGTTTGGCCCCCTGTACCagaggcagcaaagcaaccccacagaATTATCAAACCTCCCCCTGTGTTTGATTGAAGGAAGGGTGTTCTTTTCTTTGAATTCTTAAGTTGGTCTTTGGTAAACATAGGAAGACCCCACCTCTGATAGAGACACACAAAACCCTGATTGAACTTAGCAAAAAAAACACCCTAACAAGCCTGAATCCCGGGGGAAATGTTCTTTGCACTGATGAAACCAAATTAGAACTCTTTGGCAATACAAATCAGTGCTAGGTTTCCTGACGACCAATTGAAGCATTCAaaggggttgctttgctgcctctGGTATTGGGGGCCTTGAACGTGTGCAAGGCGTCATGGAATCAGAAGAGTAGCAAGGTATTTTGGAGTCCAATGTTAAACCCAGTGTACAAAAACTGGGTCTCCTTCGAAGGTTGTGGGTCTTCCAGCAGGGCAACAACCGCAAACACACATCAAAATGCATGGAATGGTTcaaggaaagaaaacactgaactgtTCTGGAGTGGCTAGCATTgatcccatgtggctcagttggtagatcaCGGTGCTTACAACACCAGGGTTATGGGTTTGagttatttagctaggcaagtcggttaagaacaaattctaatttacggCCTACTTCggcaatgctgggccaattgtgcgccacccaatcacagccagatgtgatacagcctgaatttgagccaggtactatagtgatgcctcttgcactgagatgcagtgccttagaccgctgcgctactcgggGAGCCCGAGTGAATTGGAGTGGCCAACATTGATTCCATGTCTGAATCCCATTAAAAACCTATGGCGAAATCTGAAAAGTGCAGTTGGTCGAAGGCACCCATTAAACATTTCAGAATTGGAGCAGTCTGCAGCTGAAAAGTTTGCTAAACTTCCAGTAGAAAGGTGCAGCAAGCTCATACTACAAGAAACATTTGTGGGCAGTTATTTTGACCAAAGGCTGTGTAACCAAGTATTAGCTCTTTGATGGGAATAATTTTGTCCTTTGGGTCCATGccattttctttttcttttctaAATTGTATACTTAAGTTTCAAAAATAAAGTGTTTCTACAATGCTGAAAATCCAATAAAATGGTGTGGAGgccaacatatatatatatatatatctctaagAAAAGTCCAAGGATGTCAAtatatttcacaggaatgtaatTTGAGAAAGTTATTCAAAGTTGGGATATGTTTTACATATTGGCTTTATATATCCCCTGTCATATTCCAAAGAAgcatactgttttttttttcttaagtGAAACAAATGTATAAATGTCTGCATGGACTGGCTCTGAATACACTGCGATCTGGTAACATTTTCAATATAAAGGTAGATGAGGGTAACTGTTGAGTCCATCTATGGAACTCACTTCATAATAATTCATTTCAATTATTGCTAGATTGTAATGAACTTAACATTGGTCAATCCTATTATTCTGACTTCTTTTCTATTCCTATGGTATTCCTAAAAGTCAATGTATTGTAAACTGTCCTGGGTTGTCCATAGTAGGCTACATGAATGGCTGACCTGGCCATCAGGCTGTATTAAAAACATTGGCAGCACTTTACATAACAACTCAAAATAAAGTGATATTAAGATGGTAACGTTTCTAGTTACCAAACACAATTTGCTCAGATACCCCTTCATTTCAGTAAAATTATTGTTACAGGACAGTTACAACACATACTTTGTGCCATAGTGTAGACAAGAACTTTGATACATAAATGCAATATCTTCTCTAGTAAATTTGATCATATGCTTGTTCTTACACAGGTAGCCTCTAGAGGGCAGCAATGGACAGTTCAATGCACAGTAGGCTTTAAATGATAGGAAGAAAATACTGTGTTAGTATCTGTGATATTTTGAATGGCAAGTGGCAACAATGGGTAAATCTCGTCCTATAGATGTATAAGGAATGTGTTACCCTTCATTAAACAGTAAATAAATTAGTCACTGTGAACGTTTGTGTTTCTCTGTCATGTTTCTGTCTTCAACTATCTCTGAATACTAACGGACCACATGCACCAATAGGGTTCAACCTGCACCGACATCAAGCGCCATATTAAAGGTAATACAATGTTTGATCTTCATGATTTGAAAAAGCAGGATATCCCTAATCTAGAACAAAGATGAGGGTAATTCCAAGCACAGTGTTTTATTGAGCACTGCAGTTCGCTGGTCATTTTTCAATCACCTGCCACAATAAACGGGTTGGCTGACAACGTCACGAAAATGATGCACACGCATCGATGTGGAAGGAAGGCGTGTGGTGTTTTgatagcaacaatgacaagaagctgccatgtggggaatcgtagtGCATtagggaaagtattcagaccccttcccttttaccacattttgttacattacagccttactctaaaattgattaaaataatatcctaatcaatctacacacaataccccataatgacaaaacaaaaacaggcttTTGgatatgtttgcaaatgtataacaaaaaaaattaaatctacataagtattcagacccagtattcaaacatctcaaggatgatcaatggaaacaggatgcaccggagctcaattttgggtctcatagtaaagggtctgaatagttatgtaaataaggtatttcagttttacatttttttaatacatttgcagacaattttaaaaacctgtttttactttgttatTATAGGGGTGTTGTGtatagattgagggggaaaagctatttaatccattttataaaaaaaaaaatgtggaaaaagtcaaggggtccgaatgcactgtaggtggctcgtttcagctcgttatatcttgttattgataccatgttttgactgatgtcatgtcTATGCTAATGTGGATacaatttgctagctagctaaacaacaacTGCAGCAATGTATGTAagagacaagtgctcattgtgcaaacgtatttgttttcaataaacatagGGAGACTaaatagtttacatgttgtcaacagtcaaagccaaccctgtctgttttgccccatagttgtgcACACACCGGTTTTGTTGCTTAACAACTAACCCATCTTTTGCACAGAAAACAACTAGATGCACAGTAAACACAAACTAAGTATTAAGGatagtgtacagtgccttcggaaagtattcagaccccttgactttttcctcatcaatcaataccccataatgacaaaatgaaatcaggtttttaaaaatgtattgaaaatgtaaaaaacaaacctcaaaattgagctcaggtgcatactgtttacatttatcatccttgaaatgtttctacaacttgattggagtccacctgtggtaaattcagttgattggacatgatttggaaaggcacacacctgtctatataaggtcccactgttgacagtacATGAGagagccaaaaccaagccatgaggttgaaggaattgtccgtagatcttAGTGACCGTGTCAAGGCACAGTTGTGGCGAagagtaccaaaaaatatctgcagcattgaaggtccccaaaaacacagtggcctccatcattcttaaattaaaaaAGTTTAGAGTTACCAAGATTCTCCCTAGAGCTGGCggcccggccaaattgagcaatcgggggagaagggccttggtcagggaggtgaccaagaacccgatggccactatgacagagctctagagttcctctgtggagatgggagaaccttccagatggacaaccatctctgcagtactccaccaatcaggcctttatggtagtggccagacggaagccactcaggaaaaggcacatgacagcccacttggagtttgccaaaaagaacctaaagactctcagaccatgagaaacaagattctctggtctgatgaaaccaagattgaactctttggcctgaatgccaagcgtcacgtctggacgAAACcggacaccatccctacggcgaagcatgatggtggcagcatcatgctgtggggatgattttcagcagcagggattgggagactagtcaggatcgaggcatagatgaacggagcaaggtacagagagatccttgatgaaaacctgctccagattgctcaggacctcagactggggcgaaggttcacctttcaacaggacaacgcccctaagcacacagccaagacaaaacaGGAGTGGCTGCGGGataagtttctgaatgtccttgagtggcccagcaagagcccggatcaaacatctctgttgagacctgaaaatagctgtgcagcgacacttccCAATCAACCTGacagtttgagaggatctgcagagaagaattgaagaaactccccaaatacagctcagccaagattgtagcgtcttacccaagaagactcaaggctgccaaaggtgcttcaacaaagtactgagtgaaagggtctgaatacttatgtaaatgtgatatttatgcTTTTAATTTTGTATAAATTGGCAAAAAATTCGAAACAGTTTTTCTTTTtcaattatggggtattatgtgtagattgagggggggaaatTATTTAAGGAATTGTACAATAAGGCACTGTATGATAAGATACCTAAGTCTCAACATCTGGAGCTCTTCGGCACTGACTTAGTTAACAGTTTACTGTAGACAGGACAGCAGTTACACCATAGGTTTAAGATACACCACTTTGGAAAATATGGATAATgggaaaacaaaatgttttagaTATCACAGAGGGAGATTTCTATAATAGCAGGAAAATGTTTTGGAAGGCTACAATCTCCTGGGTGGTGATGGTGTAAGTCAGCCATTTTGAGCCACTGCTGAGATGCTGAGTGTGGTTAGTCGTAAGGTTGGGCAGTTTGACTCCAAATGTAGAAAAGGTGTCTGTAGccacacagagatactgtatctGTGACTCGTCCTGGTCTAGACCTCTGTGTTATCATTACAAATCTGTATCTCTAAGGCTGCACAGGAAGCCCAGTTCTGATCTTTTGCcagtaattggtcttttgaccagtcAGATCAGATATTTTACCAGTAGTTGGgcaaagatcagaattgggctccttgtgtaaacgcagcctaacaGGTGCAGTAAAATAAGATTATCACTAATATCCAAATCTGTAACTCTATATGTGTCGGTGGAAATCCCCATCAACTGAGGATGAGTGACCATTTATAGTTCGGTGGAAATTATCCCACCATTATTATGAAGAAATTATGTTGAAATAATAATATACCACATTCCTCAATCTGACTCCAATATTTTGTAAGTAAATGCAGCAGGCACTGTGTGACTCTGGAGGATCTATCTAGTCAAGGTAGCGAGCCTTGCATCACCACTTACTATGACTATAACGAACATGTGTTTAACTTGCACCATTATTAAGGGACTAGATACAAATAGCTAATCCTGGCGACCAATGTTCTAGCATTCATTTATTTGGGCAAACCGAACAGAGATCTCAAGTTGGTACCCAAGCATGTGTATAATTAACATCTACCAGTAGATACACTAAATTCTAAGCTTATAGTCAGTCAAATAATGACTCTATAAAACAAGGAATGCATTCACTCAATTCAACTAATATACTTTATTTGTCATGAACTAAATAATTAACACTCAAACAATTAGTGTACATGACGTACATGATACATTACAGACAACTCAGAGTAAATTACTATCATCAATAGGTTAAGACTTAACGTGGTTACATGTCTTTGTCAGGTGTCAGTGTGCAGAGGTGAGGATGGAGTCAGGCGCAGTACCCAGAACTgagtaaaataatgtactttactCGAAAAATAAACAACCATAAATTCCACGCAGGGAAaaaacacaccataacacagaagACTAACACTAAACAAGAAACAATCAGGCACAAAACAtcatgggaaccagagggttaaatagggaaaataattataacgtaatgggaaccaggtgtgtacaatcaagacaaaacaaatggaaaaagaaacgtagattggtggcagctagaaagctgttgacgacgaccgccgaatgccgcgtgaacaaggagaggcaacaacTTCAGCGGAAGTCATGACAGTCTTCATTTCAGAATAATCTCTAAGAGAAAAAAACTATGTGCGTGATACACACAAGAGCTCGGTAGCAAGTTCTCAAAGTATGAACAAATTCACTGTCCTTTTTAACCAAATTCAAGACACCCAGAAACCTAATCAACTCAATTTAAATGATAGGAGCGCACCCCTATGCCACTCCTCTTTGAACTCTCCGCCAACCAATGAACAAAACAACACAGTTTCCCTGTAACAATAAATCCATAGCACTTACAA
This genomic interval from Oncorhynchus clarkii lewisi isolate Uvic-CL-2024 chromosome 18, UVic_Ocla_1.0, whole genome shotgun sequence contains the following:
- the LOC139372560 gene encoding acyl-coenzyme A thioesterase 1-like, yielding MSKVCLQILPNAKCLFDEPVQLKVDRLKPRQRVDLRAEVTDDKGIVFRSSATYEANCSGTIDLTTASSLGGSYTGVEPMGLLWSLKPNNLYTKFVKKVVSVPCLVNFSVHSKDSPGVLAEVINERSLLAEGVRRIPVKEGKLRGVLFVPPEIGPHPAVLDLYTYGRGLSEARASLLANRGFVVFTMSLYGADDNPKNVTKIHLEYFEEAIQFLKNQPQVCGSGLGLLSLSKSGDLALSIATFLPGIAATVWINGCNANAMIPLHYKGTVIPPLMLDTKRVFATKSGALNVKYVINDPMAEENQATLIPIERANGRFLFVAAEDDQNWDSCYFANQAMHQLKHHGKDNYESVFYPGAGHYLETPYMPFCPASIHGVIGKPVVWGGVPRSHAAAEVDLWRRIQEFFRTNLANDSNLSKAKL